The nucleotide sequence CCATGATCTCGATCATCACCCGGCCACGCCGCTCCGCCATCCGGACGCGCACAGCGGTTGCACGCGCGTGCTTCGCCACGTTCGCGAGCGCCTCCGCCACGACATAGTACGCGGCCAGCTCGACCGCCTCCGGCAGCCGCCCATCGCGCGCGTGCCACTCGACATCCACCGGTACCGGCGAAGCCCATGCCAGCTCCGCGACGCCCGCGCGGAGGCCACGCTCGACGAGCACGCCGGGGTGAATACCCTGGCTCAGGCGGCGCAGCTCGTCCAGCGCGGTGGCCAGGCCCGTCCGGGCCTCGGCCAACGCGGCGCTCGCCGCCGCCGGGTCGCCGGACAGTCGCGACTGCGCCACACCCAGCGCGAACGCGACCGACACCAGGCGCTGCTGCGCGCCGTCGTGCAGATTCCGCTCGACGCGGCGCCGCTCGGCGGCGCCGAACCGCGCGGCAAGGCCGTCCAACTGGTCGCTGGCCAGGAAACCGAACGGCACGGCCGAGAACGCGGCCGAGAACACCACCCATAGCGCCAGCGCCAGGTCGGGCGCCAGCCAGCCGCTGGTGAGGTTTCCGACCAGCGCGGCGCAGGCCACCAGCGCGGCGCACCAGACGACGATCGCGGGCCGTGGAGCGCTCTTGCGGGTGCGCCGTACCAGCACCGCCATCACGATGACGGCCAGCACGACTCCCACGGCGGCTTCGACGTCAAACCAGATCGTGGCTCCCGTCGTGGTCGCCGCGAGATGCAGGCCGACCGCGTCGACGTAGCCGGCCACGGCCAGTGCACGCGTCCCCGTCGCTCCGAGCCGGCCGGTGGGGAAGGCCAACAGCAGATGCACGAACACGGCCGCGTACGCGTTACGCAGCGGCGCTGCGGCCGCCTCCAACACCGGCAAGTGCGTCCAGTCCAACAGGTGGACGAACCAGGCCAGGCCGACCGCCACCATGAGCACACCCACGGCCCGCCACCGGGGACGCCGCCACGCCACCAGGCCGGCGAGGCCGAACGACCAACCCACGACCGGAGTAAGCACGACGTGCAACACGCTCAGGCCGCCGCCGCGACCGAGCACGACGACCGTCAGTGCCGTTCCGAGAACGGCGACAGCGATCCCCGCCGCGAACCAGGCCCTCCCCATCGTGACCCAGGGTACGGTGGCCATCAGGTGTGGCCGGCGTCGTGTTGGAGGCGTACGGCAAGCCCACCAGGGCCGGAGGGTCGCGTCTGCCTCCGCGTTCCGGGTCGCGTCTGCTCCCGCGTTCCGGAGAGCCGTAGACGGTGAAGAACCGGATGCACCTCGACGTCCGCACCGGGTCCGACGACCTCACGCCGGTGGTCGAGGCACTGGTGGCCCGGAGTGCGACGTTCCTGCACCACGGCCGGCAGGGCCGCACGGCTGGGCGACCCTCGCCGACCCGGAGGGCAACGAGCTCTGCGTCTCCCGCTGAGACGTCAAGTCGCCGGGCGGGTTGGCGGGCGGGAACGACCAGGGGAGTGGTGATCAGGCGGCGGGGCGACGAGCAGGCGGAGCGGCGGTCAGGGCGAGCTCGACGCGACGATCCGGTCGAGGGCGGTGCGCAGCCGGGGCGCGAGCGTCGCCGCGTAGGTGGCGGTGAGGTGCTGGTTGTCCCGATAGACAAGTACCCCGCCGATGACCGGGGCGCAGCGTGTGGCGGGGCAGACCGCCCCGGTCAGGTCGATCAGGCCGACCTCGGGGAGTTCGTCCAGCGCCGCGAGCTGCGCCTCCCCGGCGCTGGCCGACAACGCGGGCCGCCGCTGCGGCGCGCACCGGGTCAACCTGTCCGGGTTCGCCGCCACGCACCTCGGGTTGTCGGCGGGGAGCATCGGGGTGTCCCGGAGCACCACCGTGAGCACCCGGGCCGAGGCCAGCTCCGACCAGGTCCGGCGCATGGCCCTGACCAGCGCGTCGTGGGCGGACTGACCGGTCAGAGCCCGGCCGTCGACCCACGGCCGGTACCGGGAACTGGTGGTGAGCAGCAGCTGCGGCCGTTCCGGAC is from Micromonospora sp. WMMD1102 and encodes:
- a CDS encoding histidine kinase codes for the protein MGRAWFAAGIAVAVLGTALTVVVLGRGGGLSVLHVVLTPVVGWSFGLAGLVAWRRPRWRAVGVLMVAVGLAWFVHLLDWTHLPVLEAAAAPLRNAYAAVFVHLLLAFPTGRLGATGTRALAVAGYVDAVGLHLAATTTGATIWFDVEAAVGVVLAVIVMAVLVRRTRKSAPRPAIVVWCAALVACAALVGNLTSGWLAPDLALALWVVFSAAFSAVPFGFLASDQLDGLAARFGAAERRRVERNLHDGAQQRLVSVAFALGVAQSRLSGDPAAASAALAEARTGLATALDELRRLSQGIHPGVLVERGLRAGVAELAWASPVPVDVEWHARDGRLPEAVELAAYYVVAEALANVAKHARATAVRVRMAERRGRVMIEIMDDGVGGAYIAGGSGLRGLTERVEGAGGSLTVRGGPAGGTTVRAELPCG